Genomic segment of Trichoderma breve strain T069 chromosome 7 map unlocalized scaffold00007, whole genome shotgun sequence:
CCCCATGCACCGAGTTCCTCTTTAGCTATGGCGCTGACGATGACTATCTTGATGCCCGACTCGATCCTTTCCTCAAGTCTATTTCTGACGCAAAGCTGCCCGGCATGGGTGGCGGCATCAGTGGAGAGCTCACGCCCGTGAATTATGTCGGCGTTGAGCAGCCGGAACCTAAGATTGCCATTTTGTTGCTGGGCTGGGCCTCACTAGCTGATCACCAGGCTCAGAGAGGCGAGGGCAAAGGTAtgcttcatcatcgtcaatcCTCTTATTATCTCCgtttgagatggatggcgaATGGACTGTACTGACGCAAGAATGACAGTGATTGACAAGCACATCCACTACATCAGATCAGGCCGCAAATCTGTTGAACTGGTAGAGACTAGCTTTTCTTTTAATCAGGCGTCAAGGCCGCGCTGACTTTGCATTTGCAGTTCCACGTAAACCTTCAGAAGCTATGAAACCACCCATGACGAGATATTCCCATTCGGCTAGATACCTGGTAGCTGTACTCCGTGGCCTGAACGGATAAATACACAATGACCTCTAGTTTTGCGGGCATTCACCGCCTCTACGAAGCGAATGAAAAATTGCCAATGTCCTCGTGCGGTACTTAGATTAGTATATAATATGTCATATTGCTGGGCCGCATCTTTGGACACACTTTTCAAACCGAAAGACTGTTCTTGTAGGCGTTTTGAGAGACATTGTACTGTTCCAGGTCGTGTTAACACCGCTAATACAGTACATCAGAGAAAATGTAgctacatacatgtattaaCAGGTAGAAATATAGCCGTTTAGTAGTTCACTCAAAGCGGTTATAGATTGGTAAGACAAGAAATATTATGTAGAGACAAGCCACGACATGactgtcatcttcatccgCACGGGGCGTCAGAGCGAGAATTTTTCCTCCAGTTGACGTGTGAAGATGTGTTTTGTCTGATACTTGTATTGTATAGAGGTGACTGTTGTCAACAGCCTGAACCCTGCAAGTGGGGGTGGTTTACGGTTGATCGGCAAGTCTTCCCTGTTAAACTACCCAACTCTAAAGAAGCCGGGCTCTAAAAGACTAAGTTTATTAAGAAGTCTAGTATAATAGGTGTAATAAAGAAACCCCGACTTGACAAGTGGTTTGCATGGTATTATTAAAGACTGGAGAACTGCCAAGGCAGCTACTAGATTTAGCATAAGGCTGACGAGAGACTGTTACGATCCGATCCATCGCAATACTACATTCCCTTATAAGCAGTTGAGTCTGACACAGTCATTGCTACAAATGCGATGATTGGCTTAACCTTTTGCCCTGTTGGCGCTACGGTATAACAGAACATAACATGGACGTAAAAGCGGCTTAATTTCAACCTCGAATGGCAACGCAGTCATAAAAGTCAAGCTGTACATTATACATCTCGTGTTTTTTTAGCATCAAGGTTAAGTCGTGTACATTGTACGTCAACAGGTTACATCGGTCACCTACCTATGTATAGTTTGTCTTACTGCTTCACTGCATCGTATTGCTTATTGTATCCTCCGGAAATAGGCCGATGTTCCGAACTCGAAATAGGATTCCGAAGTAACGAGTAGCGGTGTAGTATGTTTGTCCGGTCGTCCAGTAatgctattatatttacaATAGTTATGATAATATACTAAATTGACAAACTTATAAATACTCTTCTTGATCCCCTTGAACATTACAATTAAAagacatcaccatcaactaTCAAAACAAacactcttctcttcaactcCTACTACCGACGAACCGACAACATGAAGGTCTTTGCCTCTGTCCTTACTCTCactgccatcatggccaccaCTGTTCTTGGACAACAGTGCCGCGACTGCAATGTATGAGTCTTGACTATTTTACTCAATTCTGCTTATTATAACTGTATAATTAACCATTGTATAGGACTGCCCTGGTGATGAAgtctgcttctttgctgccagCCCCGGAACTGGTGGTATTGGCGCATGTGTTGAGCCCAGCGACCCCGCTTGCTTCGCTGGAGAGGGATTCTGCGATACCGCTACCTGCGATTAAACGGCATTATGGAATGAAGTTGGGATAATTTGCTTCCATTATTAATGATTGCGTATGGAAACGTGACCTCTGGGCAAGCTGCAACTGGTCTCTGCTCTCTGTGTaaggcaaaacaaaaacatgaATTTAGGTTTCTTATATAGTAGTATACAAGTACTAGTATAATTTCATGAAGCCTTAAATCTGAAACGTACAACACTGTAAAACCAAAGGTGTTATTTTACATAAGAACCCTCTTAAGATATATTGATTCATGTATATCTTCTTCTTAGTATAAGTTAGCTCTACTgctattactattatatccCACTCTATATTTAGTTTCCTTTTAATAATACTGTTGTAAAAGTGTCAGGAGCTAAACTCCTATTTAGACTCTAGAGAGAGCTTAGCCCGAGAGCTTCAAGTGGGGAAACATGTTGGCCGTACGTGCATTGCAGACAATACGCCTGGCTTGATCTTGACCTTTAATATTATTCAGTGATCTTGGCGCAGCTCCATGATATTCTTATGTAGATGAATTACAGCAACACATAAATCAACGGCTTTCCCTTACATCCAGTTTCGATACCCTGATTCCACGCAATTGCTGAGGCGCTGGACAGCTACCcagtaggtacatgtactcccTAGTTCAGCGCAGCCCACTATTACAGGGTAGTCTCAGCTACCTAATGTACCTAGGTACGTCAACATCCAACGGCGGCCCGATAAACATACCATCTTCACCAcactcatcatcttcatcctaCTGTGCCGGCTCATCAAACATCATGAACTCACTCAGCTGACACACGAAAATCCTTGCCAATCCATTTCCAATCAACATCCCACTTCACCGAGTTTAACAACACCACAATTCCAGCTCAATTGGGCCCCCATTCTCTCTCCCCACACAGAAACACACTCCATCAGCCTTGTGACGACGCAACGCAATACTAAGGACATGGACGAACCTTCTTCAGCCTCGCAGGCCACCAGCCAGCCTGTCACGCAAATCCGGCTCCTCACCCTCAACTGCTGGGGcctgctcttcatctctgaTCTGCGCACTCCGCGCCTCGCTGAAATCGGCCGCCAGTTGGCCCTCCTCGACCCCCCGCCGGACAT
This window contains:
- a CDS encoding antibiotic biosynthesis monooxygenase domain-containing protein: MSELLEFSTITLKEGSSPPQSLLNDLKTLASTPGVIAFYFGPQLENPTKYTWVARWTSQAALDDFHSSPGFADWAASYVAPLATFTVLTCAAVHGDAAIPLEAPCTEFLFSYGADDDYLDARLDPFLKSISDAKLPGMGGGISGELTPVNYVGVEQPEPKIAILLLGWASLADHQAQRGEGKVIDKHIHYIRSGRKSVELFHVNLQKL